In one window of Miscanthus floridulus cultivar M001 chromosome 12, ASM1932011v1, whole genome shotgun sequence DNA:
- the LOC136497920 gene encoding oryzain beta chain-like: MAALGRGLGLLLLAVLFLAVAGAASAAPGGMSIISYNEEHGARGLERTEAEVRALYELWLAEHGRAYNALGEHDRRFRVFWDNLRFVDAHNERAGEHGFRLGMNQFADLTNDEFRAAYLGARIPADRSGTVVGERYRHGGAEELPESVDWREKGAVAPVKNQGQCGSCWAFSAVSSVESINKIVTGEMVTLSEQELVDCSTDGGNSGCNGGLMDAAFDFITKNGGIDTEDDYPYKAVDGKCDINRKNAKVVSIDGFEDVPENDEKSLQKAVAHQPVSVAIEAGGREFQLYKSGVFSGSCTTNLDHGVVAVGYGTENGKDYWIVRNSWGPKWGEAGYIRMERNINATTGKCGIAMMASYPTKKGANPPKPSPTPPTPPPPVAPDHVCDENFVCSAGSTCCCAFGFRNMCLVWGCCPIEGATCCKDHASCCPPDYPVCNIRAGTCSVSKNSPLSVKALKRTLAKLNTA; encoded by the exons atggCTGCACTGGGCCggggcctcggcctcctcctcctcgccgtcctTTTCCTCGCCGTCGCCGGTGCCGCCTCCGCGGCGCCCGGCGGCATGTCCATCATCTCCTACAACGAGGAGCACGGCGCGCGGGGGCTGGAGCGGACGGAGGCGGAGGTCCGGGCGCTCTacgagctctggctcgccgaGCACGGCCGCGCCTACAACGCGCTCGGCGAGCACGACCGCCGCTTCCGCGTGTTCTGGGACAACCTCCGCTTCGTCGACGCGCACAACGAGCGCGCCGGGGAGCACGGGTTCCGCCTCGGGATGAACCAGTTCGCCGATCTCACCAACGACGAGTTCCGCGCCGCCTACCTTGGCGCCCGGATCCCCGCCGACCGGAGTGGAACCGTCGTCGGGGAGAGGTACCGCCATGGCGGAGCCGAGGAGCTGCCCGAGAGCGTCGACTGGAGGGAGAAGGGCGCCGTTGCGCCCGTCAAGAACCAGGGGCAATGCG GAAGTTGCTGGGCTTTCTCTGCAGTAAGCTCAGTAGAGAGCATTAACAAAATTGTTACTGGTGAGATGGTGACGTTGTCCGAGCAGGAGCTTGTAGATTGCTCTACCGATGGAGGAAACAGTGGCTGCAATGGTGGGCTTATGGATGCCGCCTTTGACTTCATCACAAAGAACGGAGGCATTGATACTGAAGATGATTACCCTTACAAAGCTGTGGATGGAAAGTGCGACATCAACAGG AAAAATGCCAAGGTTGTGAGCATTGATGGCTTTGAAGATGTGCCTGAAAATGATGAGAAATCATTACAGAAGGCAGTTGCTCACCAGCCAGTTAGCGTTGCCATTGAGGCTGGTGGCCGGGAGTTCCAGCTTTACAAATCG GGTGTCTTCAGCGGAAGTTGCACCACAAACCTTGACCACGGTGTCGTCGCCGTCGGTTATGGCACTGAGAATGGCAAGGACTACTGGATTGTCCGCAACTCATGGGGTCCAAAGTGGGGTGAGGCTGGTTATATCCGTATGGAGCGGAACATCAATGCCACCACTGGGAAGTGTGGAATTGCTATGATGGCATCCTACCCTACTAAGAAGGGCGCAAACCCTCCCAAGCCATCTCCAACCCCTCCAACACCGCCTCCCCCAGTTGCCCCTGACCATGTCTGCGATGAGAACTTCGTCTGCTCAGCAGGCAGCACCTGCTGCTGTGCATTTGGCTTCAGGAACATGTGCTTGGTCTGGGGTTGCTGCCCGATTGAAGGTGCCACCTGCTGCAAGGATCACGCTAGCTGCTGCCCGCCGGACTACCCTGTCTGCAACATTAGGGCTGGAACTTGCTCAGTG AGCAAGAACAGCCCACTGAGTGTGAAGGCCTTGAAGCGCACCCTCGCCAAGCTGAACACCGCATGA